One Oncorhynchus nerka isolate Pitt River linkage group LG5, Oner_Uvic_2.0, whole genome shotgun sequence genomic window carries:
- the LOC135571719 gene encoding uncharacterized protein LOC135571719 isoform X3 yields the protein MATRAAYFSPSEAQILMEAYEEVKDIIKKKGNTATVIKQREKAWQSIADRLNALNMNGPKRTWQQVKIKYKNILQNAVKKNTHRQGTGGGSPKADLTPAEDMALELNKGRPVLEGIPGGKETSIGSSQDATRFIQVPGSTVFLLEPPAQAPDDADPGEGPSAAATAHDGDDDEEETISLDSRRHEDPDAIQWENQPGNIVRINKRTPHPAKFQLR from the exons atggcaactagagccgcgtacttttccccgtcggaagcacaaatcctcatggaggcatacgaggaggtaaaagatataattaagaagaaaggcaacaccgccacagtgataaagcaaagagaaaaagcgtggcaaagtattgcagaccgcctgaatgc attaaacatgaacgggccaaaacggacatggcagcaggtcaaaatcaaatacaagaacattctgcagaatg cagtgaaaaagaatacccacagacaaggcacgggtggtgggtcaccaaaggctgaccttaccccagcagaggacatggccttggagctaaataaaggcaggcccgtcttagaggggatccctggggggaaagagacgagcataggttcctcccaagatgccacccgcttcattcaag tgcctggcagcactgtgttcctgttagagccaccagcacaagcaccagacgatgctgatcca ggtgaaggccccagtgcagcagcaacagcacatgatggagacgatgatgaggaggagaccatctctctggattccagaaggcatgag gacccagatgctatacagtgggaaaaccagcctggcaacatagtgcgtattaataaaaggacaccacatcctgccaaattccagctgcgctaa
- the LOC135571719 gene encoding uncharacterized protein LOC135571719 isoform X1, which translates to MATRAAYFSPSEAQILMEAYEEVKDIIKKKGNTATVIKQREKAWQSIADRLNALNMNGPKRTWQQVKIKYKNILQNAVKKNTHRQGTGGGSPKADLTPAEDMALELNKGRPVLEGIPGGKETSIGSSQDATRFIQVPGSTVFLLEPPAQAPDDADPGEGPSAAATAHDGDDDEEETISLDSRRHEDPDAIQWENQPGNISSQAIRKLYGNHLRRQIELADIDIQYKKKKMENLALESEIKKRTIRKLDLEIKKLEREVRYAFNVHCMLTVTQMY; encoded by the exons atggcaactagagccgcgtacttttccccgtcggaagcacaaatcctcatggaggcatacgaggaggtaaaagatataattaagaagaaaggcaacaccgccacagtgataaagcaaagagaaaaagcgtggcaaagtattgcagaccgcctgaatgc attaaacatgaacgggccaaaacggacatggcagcaggtcaaaatcaaatacaagaacattctgcagaatg cagtgaaaaagaatacccacagacaaggcacgggtggtgggtcaccaaaggctgaccttaccccagcagaggacatggccttggagctaaataaaggcaggcccgtcttagaggggatccctggggggaaagagacgagcataggttcctcccaagatgccacccgcttcattcaag tgcctggcagcactgtgttcctgttagagccaccagcacaagcaccagacgatgctgatcca ggtgaaggccccagtgcagcagcaacagcacatgatggagacgatgatgaggaggagaccatctctctggattccagaaggcatgag gacccagatgctatacagtgggaaaaccagcctggcaacata agctcacaagctatcagaaagttgtatggcaaccacctccggcgccaaatagaactggcagacatagacattcagtacaagaagaaaaagatggaaaatcttgcactggagtccgaaataaaaaagaggacaattaggaaactggaccttgaaataaaaaaacttgagagggaggtgagatatgccttcaatgtacactgtatgctaactgtaacacaaatgtattaa
- the LOC135571719 gene encoding uncharacterized protein LOC135571719 isoform X2, whose protein sequence is MNGPKRTWQQVKIKYKNILQNAVKKNTHRQGTGGGSPKADLTPAEDMALELNKGRPVLEGIPGGKETSIGSSQDATRFIQVPGSTVFLLEPPAQAPDDADPGEGPSAAATAHDGDDDEEETISLDSRRHEDPDAIQWENQPGNISSQAIRKLYGNHLRRQIELADIDIQYKKKKMENLALESEIKKRTIRKLDLEIKKLEREVRYAFNVHCMLTVTQMY, encoded by the exons atgaacgggccaaaacggacatggcagcaggtcaaaatcaaatacaagaacattctgcagaatg cagtgaaaaagaatacccacagacaaggcacgggtggtgggtcaccaaaggctgaccttaccccagcagaggacatggccttggagctaaataaaggcaggcccgtcttagaggggatccctggggggaaagagacgagcataggttcctcccaagatgccacccgcttcattcaag tgcctggcagcactgtgttcctgttagagccaccagcacaagcaccagacgatgctgatcca ggtgaaggccccagtgcagcagcaacagcacatgatggagacgatgatgaggaggagaccatctctctggattccagaaggcatgag gacccagatgctatacagtgggaaaaccagcctggcaacata agctcacaagctatcagaaagttgtatggcaaccacctccggcgccaaatagaactggcagacatagacattcagtacaagaagaaaaagatggaaaatcttgcactggagtccgaaataaaaaagaggacaattaggaaactggaccttgaaataaaaaaacttgagagggaggtgagatatgccttcaatgtacactgtatgctaactgtaacacaaatgtattaa